In one Thermococcus sp. 2319x1 genomic region, the following are encoded:
- a CDS encoding biotin transporter BioY → MKAKEISYVGLFAALTAIGAQIAIPIGTVPITFQVLFVLLSGLILGTRLGFLSQLVYLFMGAIGLPVFANFSGGFGHIYGPTGGYLLSFPVAAFLAGLISEKKKDIKNYAIGSAIGILTIYLLGWLRLGFFMGGDFEKAFLLGVAPFIPIDALKGGLAVLIADRVHKSIKI, encoded by the coding sequence ATGAAGGCCAAGGAGATATCTTATGTTGGGCTCTTCGCGGCTTTAACAGCAATTGGAGCTCAAATAGCAATTCCAATTGGTACCGTGCCAATAACATTTCAAGTGCTCTTTGTTTTGTTGAGCGGTCTAATATTGGGAACAAGACTTGGATTTCTGAGTCAGCTAGTGTATCTCTTTATGGGTGCCATTGGGCTTCCAGTTTTTGCAAACTTCAGTGGAGGTTTTGGGCATATATACGGGCCTACTGGGGGCTATCTCTTATCGTTTCCCGTTGCGGCATTTTTAGCAGGGCTGATAAGCGAAAAGAAAAAAGATATTAAGAACTACGCCATAGGCTCTGCGATAGGGATTCTAACAATCTACCTCCTAGGCTGGTTGAGATTAGGATTTTTCATGGGAGGAGATTTTGAAAAGGCCTTTTTGCTGGGAGTTGCTCCCTTTATTCCAATAGATGCCCTAAAAGGAGGGCTTGCTGTTCTAATTGCCGATAGGGTTCATAAAAGCATTAAAATTTAG